One genomic segment of Erythrobacter sp. THAF29 includes these proteins:
- a CDS encoding septal ring lytic transglycosylase RlpA family protein produces MIEQRRATSVRAMAPLAALLCASSAVAATGDDGPDQSSSTAMATGAIEVAAPLADEFSPFVGPHPDLRVPLTAVDLDTFDPPLEEEITRSIGNGVASFYGRRFHGRRTANGERFNMNAMTAAHKTLPFGTKVRVTNPRNGKSVVVRINDRGPFVRGRTIDVSRAAARELGMISRGHARVDLAIVE; encoded by the coding sequence ATGATCGAACAGCGCCGCGCAACCTCGGTTCGCGCTATGGCCCCGTTGGCCGCTCTTCTTTGTGCTTCTTCCGCCGTCGCAGCGACTGGCGACGATGGACCGGACCAGTCTTCGTCAACCGCCATGGCAACTGGTGCGATCGAAGTGGCCGCGCCTTTAGCGGACGAGTTCAGCCCGTTTGTCGGCCCTCACCCTGACCTCCGGGTACCACTTACCGCTGTCGACCTAGACACGTTCGACCCGCCGCTCGAGGAGGAAATCACTCGCAGCATCGGCAACGGTGTCGCTTCGTTCTACGGTCGCCGCTTCCACGGTCGCCGTACAGCCAACGGCGAGCGGTTCAACATGAACGCCATGACCGCCGCGCACAAAACCCTGCCATTCGGCACCAAGGTCCGCGTGACTAATCCGCGTAACGGAAAAAGCGTCGTCGTGCGCATCAACGATCGCGGGCCGTTCGTCCGTGGCCGGACTATCGACGTCAGCCGTGCGGCGGCACGCGAACTCGGCATGATCAGCCGGGGCCACGCACGGGTCGACCTCGCGATCGTCGAATAG
- a CDS encoding CHRD domain-containing protein — MGLKNALWVLSAGMIGAGLVAAPTLAQAQYAYTGTSMFGSYEVGHDGAGEEASGDFTAEMDLENGKMCYMLEISGLEGFTAAHIHKAEKGQNGPPVVTLELASDDKCIDVDVELMKDIAKNEHKYYVNVHTEAFPQGAIRGQLDMS, encoded by the coding sequence ATGGGACTGAAAAATGCTCTCTGGGTGCTGTCGGCGGGGATGATAGGGGCGGGATTAGTGGCCGCTCCCACGCTGGCGCAGGCCCAGTATGCCTACACGGGCACATCGATGTTCGGCTCATACGAGGTCGGCCATGACGGTGCCGGAGAAGAGGCCAGCGGCGATTTCACCGCCGAGATGGACCTCGAAAACGGCAAGATGTGCTACATGCTCGAGATATCGGGGCTAGAGGGCTTCACCGCCGCGCACATCCACAAGGCGGAGAAGGGGCAGAACGGCCCTCCGGTGGTGACGCTCGAACTGGCGAGCGATGACAAGTGCATCGATGTCGATGTCGAACTGATGAAGGACATCGCGAAGAACGAGCACAAATACTACGTGAACGTGCATACCGAGGCGTTTCCGCAGGGCGCGATCCGCGGTCAGCTCGATATGTCGTGA
- a CDS encoding toll/interleukin-1 receptor domain-containing protein, translating to MDEEQAELVDSENAPPRLFVSYSWTSSRHEDWVLQLASDLKSNGVDVVLDKWHLKVGQDAHEFMEQMVRSGELDKIILVCDRKYVERANRREGGVGVESQVITQQLYEDVKQTKIAGIVTEAVETDQPMVPNFLLNRLWIDFRDPSSYGVSLQNLLRWIFDKPLYREPEIGPRPKFLDDQVDFEPLSFGNQPGVGHNSRAEIDLVEFLLKSREQRGDFTVEMSADEPNDESVYRTIRSLPAFIEQFLSSFDKVLSQAELSEAEYGSTIEYFEELYTNFEKGGTSWSGDATKFLARFLFTALIARCVKHRRFTSGKRLLDSQLVKRRPGELTAEAKPLRSLNCFLPSLDARKSRLKLNRASLEADLIKEFCETLSIDFADFIQADLVLAISQSDWEAQRIWWPDSAIYVADSYGALPWFIRAEQIDFRDKFMPMLKISGPDDIDKMIEDIKSGRIREIRWTSAFSTLDLPILMNLSSIKSTY from the coding sequence ATGGATGAAGAACAAGCTGAATTGGTGGATTCTGAAAATGCACCTCCACGCCTTTTTGTCTCATATAGCTGGACAAGTTCTAGGCATGAAGACTGGGTCCTACAACTGGCATCCGACCTGAAATCAAACGGCGTTGATGTTGTATTAGACAAGTGGCACCTCAAGGTCGGTCAGGACGCCCATGAGTTCATGGAGCAAATGGTGCGGTCGGGCGAACTCGACAAGATCATTCTCGTCTGTGACCGGAAGTACGTTGAGAGGGCTAATAGACGGGAAGGCGGAGTCGGAGTTGAGTCTCAGGTCATCACTCAACAGCTTTATGAGGATGTAAAGCAAACCAAAATTGCAGGGATAGTTACCGAAGCGGTTGAAACGGATCAGCCGATGGTTCCAAATTTCTTGCTTAACAGACTTTGGATCGATTTTCGTGACCCTTCGTCTTATGGTGTCAGCCTCCAAAACCTCCTCAGGTGGATTTTCGATAAACCATTGTATCGAGAGCCAGAAATTGGTCCGCGTCCAAAATTCTTAGATGATCAAGTTGATTTCGAGCCTTTGAGCTTCGGAAATCAGCCTGGCGTTGGCCACAATTCTCGAGCTGAAATTGATCTAGTGGAGTTTCTCTTAAAGAGCCGTGAGCAGAGAGGCGATTTCACGGTTGAGATGAGCGCAGATGAACCAAACGATGAGTCGGTGTATCGGACGATTAGGTCGCTTCCAGCCTTCATCGAGCAGTTTTTATCTTCTTTCGACAAAGTCCTTTCTCAAGCTGAGCTTTCCGAGGCAGAGTACGGTTCCACAATAGAGTACTTTGAGGAGCTTTATACGAATTTCGAGAAGGGAGGGACTAGTTGGAGCGGGGATGCAACAAAGTTTTTGGCACGTTTTTTATTCACAGCGCTGATTGCTCGTTGCGTTAAGCATCGCAGATTCACGTCTGGAAAGCGTTTGTTGGATAGTCAATTAGTCAAGCGTCGTCCGGGTGAGCTAACTGCAGAGGCCAAGCCGTTAAGGTCCCTAAATTGCTTCCTTCCATCACTTGACGCGAGAAAGTCGCGCTTAAAGCTCAATAGAGCTTCGCTTGAAGCGGATCTAATCAAAGAGTTTTGCGAAACGCTCAGTATTGATTTTGCCGATTTTATCCAAGCCGACTTGGTATTGGCTATATCTCAATCAGATTGGGAAGCGCAGCGTATCTGGTGGCCCGATTCTGCAATCTATGTGGCAGATTCTTATGGCGCCTTGCCTTGGTTCATTCGGGCAGAGCAAATTGATTTTAGAGACAAATTCATGCCTATGCTCAAAATCTCGGGGCCAGATGATATCGATAAGATGATTGAGGATATCAAAAGTGGAAGGATCCGTGAAATACGTTGGACAAGCGCATTTTCTACCCTCGACCTCCCAATTCTGATGAACTTAAGCTCAATCAAGAGCACCTACTGA
- the uvrA gene encoding excinuclease ABC subunit UvrA: MSLTKISVRGAREHNLKGIDIDLPRDALIVVTGLSGSGKSSLAFDTIYAEGQRRYVESLSAYARQFLEMMQKPDVEHIDGLSPAISIEQKTTSRNPRSTVATVTEIYDYMRLLWARVGVPYSPATGEPITAQSVSQMVDRVMALPEGTRLYLLAPVVRGRKGEYRKELAEWQKAGFTRVRIDGEMYGIEDAPALDKKFKHDIEVVVDRIAVKEGIETRLADSFETALKLAEGLAYVDLADGVVPGREGEEASGGAMKGAGIPANRIVFSEKFACPVSGFTIEEIEPRLFSFNSPQGACPTCDGIGEKQLFDVQLVVPNEALTLKQGAIAPWAKSNPPSPYYMQVLTSLAKAYDFDITTPWNELEPDQKLIILHGTNGMPVPLTFKDGRKEYTVTKPFEGVIGNLNRRMMQTESSWMQEELSKFQTAQPCETCGGKRLNEKALAVKIAGTDIAEPVTMSVSAAKEWFLALDDKLTEQQSQIARAILKEINERLGFLDNVGLDYLNLDRTSGTLSGGESQRIRLASQIGSGLSGVLYVLDEPSIGLHQRDNDRLLETLKRLRDLGNTVIVVEHDEDAIRQADHIVDLGPGAGVRGGEVVAQGTLKQIMKAKNSLTADYLTGRREIPVPATRRKGNGHSLTVHGAQANNLKNVTASIPLGTLTCITGVSGSGKSSFTIDTLYAAAARVLNGARVIAGKHEKVTGLEYCDKVIEIDQSPIGRTPRSNPATYTGAFTNIRDWFAGLPESQARGYKPGRFSFNVKGGRCEACTGDGLIKIEMHFLPDVYVTCETCGGKRYNRETLEVKFKGHSIADVLDMTIEDAEEFFKAVPPIRDKMRMLNEVGLGYVKVGQQATTLSGGEAQRVKLAKELAKRSTGQTLYILDEPTTGLHFEDVRKLLEVLHRLVEQGNSVVVIEHNLDVIKTADWILDLGPEGGVRGGEVVAAGTPEEVAEEARSFTGQYLKPMLDRQREAAE; encoded by the coding sequence ATGTCCCTGACCAAAATCTCCGTCCGTGGTGCCCGCGAGCACAATCTCAAAGGCATCGACATCGATCTGCCGCGCGATGCGCTGATCGTCGTCACCGGGCTTTCGGGGTCGGGAAAATCTTCGCTCGCATTCGACACGATCTATGCCGAGGGTCAGCGGCGCTATGTCGAGAGCCTTTCGGCCTATGCGCGCCAGTTCCTCGAGATGATGCAGAAGCCCGATGTCGAGCACATCGACGGGCTCTCGCCCGCGATCTCGATCGAGCAAAAGACGACTTCGCGAAACCCGCGTTCCACCGTCGCGACCGTTACCGAGATTTACGATTACATGCGGCTGCTGTGGGCGAGGGTGGGCGTGCCTTATTCCCCCGCCACCGGAGAGCCGATCACGGCTCAGTCCGTCTCCCAGATGGTCGACCGCGTGATGGCGCTGCCCGAGGGCACGCGGCTCTATTTGCTCGCGCCGGTGGTGCGCGGGCGCAAGGGCGAATACCGCAAGGAACTTGCCGAATGGCAGAAGGCGGGCTTCACGCGTGTTCGCATCGACGGCGAGATGTACGGCATCGAGGATGCGCCCGCGCTCGACAAGAAGTTCAAGCACGACATCGAAGTCGTGGTCGATCGGATCGCGGTGAAGGAAGGTATCGAGACCCGGCTTGCGGACTCGTTCGAGACAGCGCTGAAACTCGCCGAGGGGCTCGCCTATGTCGACCTCGCCGATGGCGTGGTGCCGGGTCGCGAGGGCGAAGAGGCGTCGGGAGGCGCAATGAAGGGAGCGGGCATCCCGGCAAACCGTATCGTCTTCTCCGAAAAATTCGCATGTCCTGTGAGCGGGTTCACGATCGAGGAAATCGAACCGCGGCTATTCTCGTTCAACTCGCCGCAGGGCGCATGTCCGACCTGCGACGGGATCGGCGAAAAGCAGCTGTTCGACGTGCAGCTGGTGGTGCCTAATGAGGCGCTGACCTTGAAGCAGGGCGCCATCGCGCCGTGGGCCAAGTCCAACCCGCCGTCTCCCTATTACATGCAGGTGCTGACCAGCCTTGCGAAGGCGTATGATTTCGACATCACTACGCCGTGGAACGAGTTGGAGCCGGATCAGAAGCTCATCATCCTCCACGGCACGAACGGAATGCCTGTGCCGCTCACATTCAAAGATGGGCGCAAGGAATACACCGTTACCAAGCCGTTCGAGGGCGTGATCGGCAATCTCAACCGCCGGATGATGCAGACCGAAAGCAGCTGGATGCAGGAGGAGCTTTCCAAGTTCCAGACCGCGCAGCCCTGCGAGACCTGCGGCGGCAAGCGCCTCAATGAAAAGGCGCTCGCGGTAAAGATCGCAGGCACCGACATCGCCGAACCGGTGACGATGAGCGTGAGCGCGGCGAAGGAGTGGTTCCTCGCGCTCGACGACAAGCTGACCGAGCAGCAATCGCAGATCGCCCGCGCGATCCTGAAAGAGATCAACGAGCGGCTGGGCTTCCTCGACAACGTGGGGCTTGACTACCTCAATCTCGACCGCACCAGCGGCACACTGAGCGGCGGCGAGAGCCAGCGCATCCGCCTCGCCTCGCAGATCGGCAGTGGCCTTTCGGGCGTGCTCTACGTGCTCGACGAACCCAGCATCGGCCTCCACCAGCGCGACAACGACCGGCTGCTCGAAACATTGAAGCGCCTGCGCGATCTCGGCAACACGGTGATCGTCGTCGAGCATGACGAGGACGCGATCCGCCAAGCCGACCATATCGTCGATCTCGGCCCCGGCGCGGGCGTGCGCGGCGGCGAGGTGGTCGCGCAGGGCACGCTCAAGCAGATCATGAAGGCGAAGAATTCGCTCACCGCCGATTACCTCACCGGCCGGCGCGAAATCCCCGTCCCCGCCACCCGCCGCAAGGGCAACGGGCACAGCCTCACCGTCCACGGCGCGCAGGCGAACAATCTGAAGAACGTCACCGCCTCGATTCCCCTGGGCACCTTAACTTGCATCACCGGCGTCAGCGGAAGCGGCAAGTCCTCCTTCACCATCGACACGCTCTACGCCGCCGCCGCCCGCGTGCTCAACGGCGCGCGCGTCATCGCGGGCAAGCACGAGAAGGTCACCGGCCTCGAATATTGCGACAAGGTGATCGAGATCGACCAGTCGCCCATCGGCCGCACCCCGCGCTCCAACCCGGCGACCTATACCGGCGCCTTCACCAATATCCGCGACTGGTTCGCGGGCCTCCCCGAAAGCCAGGCCCGCGGATACAAGCCCGGCCGCTTCTCCTTCAACGTCAAGGGCGGGCGCTGCGAGGCGTGCACCGGCGACGGCCTCATCAAGATCGAGATGCACTTCCTCCCCGACGTCTACGTCACCTGCGAGACCTGCGGCGGCAAACGCTACAACCGCGAAACGCTCGAGGTGAAGTTCAAGGGCCACTCGATCGCCGACGTGCTCGACATGACGATCGAGGACGCTGAGGAGTTCTTCAAGGCGGTCCCCCCGATCCGCGACAAGATGCGGATGCTGAACGAGGTGGGGCTGGGCTATGTGAAGGTCGGCCAGCAGGCGACGACCCTGTCAGGCGGCGAGGCGCAGCGCGTGAAGCTTGCCAAGGAGCTTGCCAAGCGATCGACCGGGCAGACGCTCTACATCCTCGACGAGCCGACGACGGGCCTCCATTTCGAGGACGTGCGCAAGCTGCTCGAAGTGCTGCACCGGCTGGTGGAGCAGGGCAATTCGGTGGTGGTGATCGAGCACAATCTCGACGTCATCAAGACCGCCGACTGGATCCTCGACCTAGGCCCCGAAGGCGGCGTGCGCGGCGGCGAGGTGGTGGCTGCGGGGACGCCAGAGGAGGTGGCCGAGGAGGCGCGCTCGTTTACGGGGCAATACCTCAAACCGATGCTCGACCGTCAGAGGGAAGCGGCTGAGTGA